Below is a genomic region from Carassius carassius chromosome 50, fCarCar2.1, whole genome shotgun sequence.
taATGGTTGTCTAAATACTTTTTGTTTCATAAAACattattgtatgaaaaaaaaaaaaacaattaaagttTTGCGGAGATTTTGTAGGGCAGTTTACTAATGCACAGGAAAATATGTCAACAATGTGTTAATGTAGTATATGAAATATGTACTTTTTCATGtatagaaatattatatatatgtatatatatacatatatttgtgtATGAAGGATTTGTTCAAACTGAATAAATGACCTTTGTTTTGAAATACAGCGTCTTGAGTAACGAAACTCTCAAGGCACAATTTCTATTGAAATGACTTGATTTTGCTGTGAAATGTGGCAAAGATGTGATTTATGTTTCATACCTTAATACGAACCAGTTTTTTGGCAGGTCATAACGTTTTATTTTCTTGAGTTTATGATGACACAAATTGTGGGTGTGAGAGTGAGATTATGGGTATTTGGAATCCCATTCCTTACTATGCATaccaattttttaataaaattgtgaaattaaaaattcttaaaaattCACATTGGTCTTCAATAAATAAGGGGTTTTcaatagctgtttttttttaaatattacctcAAATGATAAATATGTGATAGTAGTTATTATCATGAACTCTAACCTTTAAGATGTCAAGTTATTTATTATTACGAACTCTAAACTCTAAGCTGTCAATTTTTCAACCTTGTCACTGGATCTTTGAAATTAATAGACATGGGCCTTTAACTTGAAAATAGATTACTGAGTAAATTCTCACTCAATTTCAGGGTTCcttgaaattataatttaaaacaaaatgctattgttcttttaaaacatgttttgcgCCAACCCTGTTATATTCAAAATATTGTGGGGGGTTGAAGATCTGTGCAAAATATTCAGTTCAATTAATATTCTTTTGCTtcgtgcaataaaaaaaaaatttccaccacagaatttAACTTTTGAGCTTGACAAGTCCAATATAAATGTAaccaaaatgaaacacaaatgtgtgacaatacagatgaaaaaaaaaatccaatctttcaaatataatgtcaagaacatttttttttcttaaattacacAATATAACAGGGTTGAACAGCTGTTTTCAGCTGCTGATTCTTAATTTATTACCCCAAATTTAGAAATATGTTTAATAGCTTTACAGAGAACCAGTAGGTATTTATTGTTGCAAACTCTAGCTTAAAGCTGTCTACCCCGTTACATTCCAACTATTGTGGGGTTGGAGATCTTtgcaaaatgtttaataaagCCTATCCTCTTTAATTAATAGTTTAGTCTGCCTCTCCCCTTTAGAAGATGAAGATGAAATGGCCCAGAATACAACATCTAATTTGTCTTATATTGAATTACATGTCTttatgtatttgagaaaatgtcTTACAGTTTTTATGAAATCATATCAGTGTCCTCAGTATCACTTTACACCTTGTTATTCCAATTATTCTTTATAATGAAAGCCAGGTCCTTAGTGACATCATGATCCTGACTAGGATGTTTAATGGGAAAACAACATCACCAACATAGGGAAGTAATTGATTTATATGTACTATGAAACTACTCTTTGTCTCACTCCTAAAACACCCTGTTTGATAAAATTGCAGTAATTGGTGTGTTTCAAAAGATCATTCATTCATGAACATttcatttacaaacattatattttgtctttctttctttctttcttcctttcttccttTCTACCAGTAGGTATTTATTGTTGCAAACTCTAGCTTAAAGCTGTCAACCCCATTATATTCCAACTATTGTGGGGTTGGAGATCTTTGCAAAATTTTTAATAAAGCCATTGTTCTTGTGCCATGTGaaataagaataatatttttCCAGCAacaatttttctattttttttccacAACAGAGTTGAATTTTGAGTAAGACAGGTCCAATTATAAGCCTAACCTACACCTTTTTAAACCTACCCCATGAGGTCAGAAATTATGCCAGTCTCTCAAATACAGTGTCAAGAACATTTCAAAactaaaatatcacaataaaacAGGGttgaacagtgttttttttaaagaatagaattatgAAAAAAGATAATAGCTTTTAAAAGTGATAAtagctttaaaaagaaaagaccaaaaacatttttaaactaaaatatcacAGCATAACAGGGTTGAACGTTGTTAgaataaaatagttaaaaaacaaacacttaatttcagtaaaagcaaagtaaaaaaaaaaaaaagtttgtgtaaAGGTGATTAATATGACTGCGCAAATTGGTTGATATTTAATGGGGAAAAAGCCCTAACATTTAACaacaaactaatatatatatatatatatatatatatatatatatatatatatatatatatatatatatatatatatatatattcagctttacaaacaaaacaaaagtgatTAGATTCTCTTTCATAGTAAGTTATGAGGATACTTTGCACACAAGTTTAGTTTCCTGACAACGGCCCATACTACAGTATTCAAAGCAGATCCAATCCAAACAAAGCCATTATTCTACACACATTATTGCAAGTTAAGTGTTGGTGTTGATTTAGTGTTGAGCCACTGAACAGTCATCACACGCATTGTGGTTTAATGATTGCAATCTAATGACCGGGAGTGATTAGAAGCAAGCGGCAATGCATTCggttgctatttttgttttatatttatgtgaTTTGCTTCAGTTTACCAGAACACCATAGCGAGAGTCATGAGACCCATGTTTTGGTTTGTGAGATCACCATATATTCTCTCTAGAGCCCCCCAAAACTCCTACTCTGACTCCCTCGTCTCTAATGGGATCAAGTCAGCCTCTCCCCCGTTCTGAAATCACCGATGGAATATCCCGTATTGTAGTAGTCTGGACTTTTAAGGTCTCCGGCCAGGCGCCACTGAGCGTTTTGTTATGGCAATGATACATAGTTGCTAACACATCCTCTCCCGCTGCTATGGGTTTTGGTCAGATTATTTGTATCTTTAGAGCAGGGGTGAGgacataaaatttattttttttgttttcccaCGCTTTCTGTAACATAATGGTGTATTTTGGATTGCGTGCAGAAAGTGTCCCATATAaacactgataaaaacatctctctatttccttttgttttcttttagtcTCAAAGTCTCCTATTACGCATCTTCTGTACACCATCCACCCGTCTCTCTTAAGGAATCTATCACTTTCTTCATCTTTTCCCTCTGATTTCTGGTTCTCACACTTGTTCTCATCGTCCCACTCTTTTCTCGGGTGGagtctggtgtttttttttgggaTTTCCTCCTCATCCGCTACCAGTCTGTGTTAGTTTTGTCATAATTTGGGCTGCGGTATCCTCTTTTAATTAATAGAGTTTATTCTGTCTCTCCCCTTTAGAAGATGAAGATGAAATGTCCCAGAATACAACATCTAATTTGTCTTATATTGAATAACATGTCTTTATGTATTTAAGAAAATGTCTTACAGTTTTTATGAAATCATATCAGTGTCCTCAGTATCACTTTACACCCTGTTATTCCAATTATTCTTTATAGTGAAAGCCAGGTCCTTAGTGACATCATGATCCTGACTAGGATGTTTAATGGGAAAACAACATCACCAACATAGGGAAGTAATTGATTTATATGTACTATGAAACTACTCTGTCTCGCTCCTAAACCTTCCACCCTGTTTGATACAATTGCAGTAATTGGTGTGTTTCAAAAGATCATTCATTCATGAACATttcatttacaaacattatattttgtctttctttttctttctttctttctttctttctttctttctttctttctttctttctttctttctctctttctttcctttctacCTTGTTTTCTTCTTTTAGTTTCCTTTTTATTTCCATCCTGTCATATTCTTCTCGATATGAACCCTGTAAATTTTCCCATCCTGTTAGGAATTCTGCAGATTTTTTCCCCATCCTTTTTTAtcactatttttaatttttttgctttctGTTATGTTCCATCCTGGTAggatttctgctatttttttgtctttatccTGGTGCAATGGTGTTCTTTTTTCATGTATTATGTTAATTCACGTTAATTCAcgttaataactttttatttcattatttccatcctgttaaagtttgtaaatatttttttcttattcgtctaaataatctaatctaaatataataaatatattttaagtgtccGAGCTTGACCTGAACATGTTTCATAGGTGTGGTATACCTTTTCATAGAAATACTTCTTTAAattacaacacatttttttttcaaatgttacaGCGGTTAAAGGTCAACTATGAATAGACGGCATGTACTGTAGCATTATCTTTGTTGGCCTGACCTACATGTCCTCtgaatttttcttttatatgCTTTATCTAATGCAGGGAAACTGTTTCTCAAGTCAAAACATGAAAGTAGTCTGTCTCCAAGATATTAAATCAGCTCTTGTTGATCTGATAACGTAGTGCGAGATGGCTGAGCAGCCTGGGCCCACGCACAGCAGACAGGAGACAAGGTCAGATTTTATGACCCTAATGCTGCGCACTGgcgtattttatgtttttgacccCATGGGTTCAAGTTCAGTGCATAATCATTCGAGTGAgctcatgtttttgtgtgtggacTCGTGGCTGAATTTACAGGTTTCTTTTATTTACAGGACCTTCTGAGCGGAACGCAGATTTACGTGGTCGCAACCATGACCTACATTGGTTTCGCGCGATTTCACAACCCATTTATCACATTATCTTCTAATAGGATTAGAGCTTATGCTGAAAACTGATTAATGGTCCAAAATGATTATGTTGGTCCATTACATCATTTAAGACAATGAGCAACACCCCCAAATGTTCTGATAGACGCAGTTGAAGATAATCCAAGTGTCCCCTCCAccacatttttttaattctacTGTTTCATAATGAgagtaaaatgaaatgtaatatgtactgtaaaaaaaaaaattccggaaTCACTGAGGTGCAAAGAGGATCaccccttgtgtcagtattttgttgaaccaccctTTCCTTTatttacagcctttagtctgttggggtTTATCTGTATCTCTACacactttgcacatctagactttgagATATTTGCCcgctcaagttcagttaaatttgatgatgagtgtttgtggactgcagtcttcaagtcattccacagattttcagtctGGTCACTGACGAGGCCATGCAAGGACTTTCAccttttctccttcaaccactgtgtgctcagttttgctgtgtgttttgaGTCATTGTCATGTttgaaggtaaaccttcttcccattgacaactttctggcagatagcagcagattttcctcaagaattcgACTTTGATATTTTGTCCCATCCATTCTTCCTTCATTCCtcacaagtgctccagtccctgcctCAGAGAAACACCCAGAACAGGATCCCACCACCTCAATGGTTTACTgcaggaatgctgttatttggatggtgacTGGATTGGATTTCCGTCAGACATATTGATTGGAGCGGAGGCCAAATAATTCAGTTTAAGTCTCATCTTTCTCAGAATCTTAAGGcgtgttttggcaaagctcagtctgattgcatgtggcctttcttgaagAGAGTagtttttcttgcaaccctcccaaATAAGCCACATCTGTGGAGAATTGGTGATATTGTTATCAtgtgcacacaatgaccactctttgtcataaattcctgcagctTCTTCAGTTGCTGTAGATCACTTAGTCTCTTCTCTGATCTGTTTCCTCCACCTCTTTCATCCAGTTAGGAGTGatgtcctgatccagggaggccCCAGGTGAAAAAAATGTGTACTTTAGTGCACTAAAAATACACTTAAGTacaagaaattacatttgttgtacattcatattttttgtgctaaaaacaactgtaaaaataatacaCTATTAATACActaattaaaagtatatttttacttTAGTAGTACTTAagtgtaattaataaattatacttaataccatttatattttaaatgtatttgtagtgcataaaagaatatatacttttgaaaaaATAGAAGTTTTTTTAGTGTATTTCTTACAAGTACATTTTTAACGCATTAAAATAGTTCATTGTTAGTGTACTTTTACATAGCTATCAAAGTACACTAGCaatgaattatttttaatgtgttaaaatgtaCTTGTAAGAAATACACTAAAAAACTCTTCTATtttttcaaaagtatatatttttttaatgcactaaaaatacatttaaaaaaaataaggcttttagtatactttattaattacaattaattactatttaaattaaaacatacttttaattagtgtatttataatgtattgtttttacagttgtttttagCACAAAAAATAAGAATGTACTACAAATTACTTTCTTGTAATTAAGTGTTTTTAGTGCACTCAAGTACACTTTATTTTCACCTAGTGAAAATACTAAAGTAGTACTTAAGTGTAATTAAGAAAGTATACTAAATACcattgatattttaaatgtatttttagtgcATATAAATAAGATATACTATTGAAAAATTACACAGAATagttttattactgtatttcttaCAAGTACATTTTTAACGCATTAATAatagttcattgttagttcattgtTAGTGTACTTTTAGagagtttaaattaaattatttcaacaGAAATATGTTAGAAATGTATTCACAAATGTGCTATTTAAGTacactatataaatatactaaataGCACTAACACTGAAATTTATTATAAGTGTAATTAGATAGTTAAcctaaattaatttagtttacaaTATATTAGCAATAGGTTAAATTAATTGTgctacttaagtatacttaaataCACTAAATATTAAATTGATATAGTACACATATTCAGAAGTGTTTTGCATTGAAAAAGCATGCAGCGATCCCAGCGATTAACAGATGGATTTTCATAAATACAGTATAACTTGTAGGTGCTTACGCTATACTATAAATGCACTACTATCACATTAAGTATGTTACTTAAAAGTGTACTTTTGCTATACAAAATTGCAATATGATTGTTTTCCACATTTATtgtcaataaaaagaaaacagatatttcaaTAGTTTCATAATTTCACAGTAACCAAAAATAATTCACTTAACACTGTCTGTGAGTTAATATTTAGAACAGGCATGACAACTGTATTTTTCTGACTGTTTGCTTTGTATtgcataacattttatgaaaaaaaaaaaaaaacttgcatgcTTGGAGGATAAGCGAATAGAAAAGACGTTATTGTCACTGGTACAACAAAATTTAGGGTGCTTCCACAGAGCCATACCATTGCaccatacaaaaaagaaaaacaaggaacAACATATATCCAGATAAGGGCACGAACTGGCTCAGTGAGCAATATGCATATCTCTCATtcatgtgtcaattcatatttaATCTCTCTCTATATTATTTGGGAGTGGAATAACATAGTTTTTGGCTTTTGCTTCTatcaaaacacattttctgtAAAACAGATCAGTGGGAACCGCACATACATTGTTGGACTACAACACCTCAGAAACAAAATATGAAGTAATGTTTAGCTCACTGTCCCTGCAGAGCAGTTTACCGGTATTCTTGAGCTCCCTAACCAATACACAGTGCATTGATACATGGTGTAATCTGAATATTAACATGCTAAGAATGCACAGTCGTCCATCCATTAAATCTACTGTTGAGTTTATCCTTTTTTAAGGTTTTTATAACTGCTTGAATGGTACAGTATTCCTTTTACGATGAAACGATGATAAAATACACATTGACTGACTGTAACACCCAGCAAATTTTTGACAGCAGATGATTGGGATGGTGATAGTGTACCATGACAGGGTTTGCCAAAAACCCTGACATTTTCATTGAGGCTGGCTGAATTACAAGAATGTAAATGGCTGCTTTGTAAACCAGAAAAATCTTTTTAACACCATCATTTGCATCTGCCATCACCTTTTCAGCTTTCTGCTTTAGACTCCTCCAGCAAAGAAACCTTCTAACAATTTGTTCAGGAACATGGGTGGTTCCATGGAAGTACTTTAACAGAGTGCCATTAAATGATTCAAAGGAAAAGGTTGATGTGGCCCACAGAGGCCCCCAGTTCCTTACACTTGTTGTAATGTGTGTCAGTAGATGAACATTGAAAGTCATATTTGCTGCTCCATATAACTTCTCAAACTGTGAAGTGAACTTTCTGAGAGCTCTTTCTGCTACATCAATATCACAGCGTTTCACTTTTTCTCCCAACAGAATGTGCATagcaaacacaaacagaaaaaggTGGTTCCAGAATTTCCTCAGTAAAACCCCATTCAGAAGAGGCAGAGCATAGAATAAGAGGAATGACCTCCACTCTGATGCCTTCCAGTACTTTCTGTCTGCCACAGACTGTGGTACTCTGATTATCTCAACAGGTGGTTTGATTGTAACTAGCTCTTTGTCTAGAAGGTCTGATTTTGTTCCTATGTACCACTCTTGTTCATGATTTCTGGAGTCAAACCACAGATTAGCTAGTTGCCTTGTAACCCCAAGGCAGACAGAGTGTTGATACTCTGGAACAAATCCATTTATCATTTGAAAGTTTTCAAGTCTCATTAAAGGTGAAGGTCCTTTTACTCCCATTACAGTTTTCTCAAGTGTTGCGGCCAATGCGTGATCAAAGTGCTCTACTTCAGTTCTAAGTTTTGGCACAGGGTCTTTATTTGTGTAGGGACCTCCCCCAACATGGTAGCAAAAGTCACACCCATAAAAACCATTGAACTGTTTAGTGTTCCTTAGAAGTGGGCGGGCGACTGAATCAGAACTACATATGAGAGCAAAAACCTTGGAAGTATGCTCTATGTTTGCTGAATCTTTCCATTTAATTCCATCTTTCTGTAG
It encodes:
- the LOC132133444 gene encoding uncharacterized protein LOC132133444; translation: MSFPTPDQQEPNEKAGPLTDGDDPVYPGAPLTKGQSLLLLMSFILRHNLTTVSLDHLLKIFNEHFPGMVPVTTYLFRKAYGQYGNYEPHFYCPTCENYLGKNTGELQCDICHTVTDSDSSLKSGCFFLVLSLASQIKTLLEEKQTKIQKDWLNSDTISDIQCGDEYQKLKESGAMGEDDISLIWNCDGIPLFRSSKYQIWPIQCQVIELEPRERKANICIPCLWFGKKKPYMLTFLKPFVDELSILQKDGIKWKDSANIEHTSKVFALICSSDSVARPLLRNTKQFNGFYGCDFCYHVGGGPYTNKDPVPKLRTEVEHFDHALAATLEKTVMGVKGPSPLMRLENFQMINGFVPEYQHSVCLGVTRQLANLWFDSRNHEQEWYIGTKSDLLDKELVTIKPPVEIIRVPQSVADRKYWKASEWRSFLLFYALPLLNGVLLRKFWNHLFLFVFAMHILLGEKVKRCDIDVAERALRKFTSQFEKLYGAANMTFNVHLLTHITTSVRNWGPLWATSTFSFESFNGTLLKYFHGTTHVPEQIVRRFLCWRSLKQKAEKVMADANDGVKKIFLVYKAAIYILVIQPASMKMSGFLANPVMVHYHHPNHLLSKICWVLQSVNVYFIIVSS